From Magnolia sinica isolate HGM2019 chromosome 13, MsV1, whole genome shotgun sequence, one genomic window encodes:
- the LOC131223296 gene encoding proteasome subunit beta type-7-B-like: MVSSQLQLHHYATGRESRVITVLTLLKSHLFSYQGYVSAALVLGGVDFTGTHLHTIYPHGSTDTLPFATIGSGSLAAMAIFESKYSEGLTRDEGIKLVSEVICFGIFNDLGSGSDVDVCVITKGRTEYLRNHQLPNPQTYVSSRGYSSTKGQTGMLPPFTLQSKETQALARHCTTGIELRISAERLILLDTQVMIVEISPLLVNDLYFLEELCT; the protein is encoded by the exons ATGGTAAGCTCTCAgcttcagctacaccattatgcaaCCGGCCGTGAATCAAGGGTCATTACTGTTCTTACCCTTTTGAAATCTCATCTTTTTAG TTACCAAGGTTATGTTAGTGCTGCTTTGGTGCTTGGCGGTGTTGATTTTACTGGAACGCATTTGCACACT ATATACCCTCACGGTTCAACTGACACTCTACCATTTGCAACCATAGGTTCTGGTTCTCTTGCTGCGATGGCCATCTTTGAGTCAAAATATAGTGAGGGCCTGACT AGAGACGAAGGAATAAAGCTTGTGTCTGAGGTGATTTGCTTTGGAATTTTCAATGACTTGGGAAGTGGTAGCGATGTTGACGTCTGCGTAATAACCAAG GGCCGCACTGAGTACTTGAGGAACCACCAGTTGCCAAATCCTCAGACCTATGTCAGTTCAAGGGGCTATTCCTCTACTAAGGGACAGACTG GAATGCTCCCACCTTTTACATTGCAGTCGAAAGAAACACAAGCATTGGCTAGGCATTGTACAACGGGAATTGAACTTAGGATTTCTGCTGAAAGGCTGATTCTTCTTGATACCCAG GTGATGATTGTGGAAATCAGTCCTCTACTTGTCAATGATCTGTATTTTCTGGAAGAATTATGtacatga